The Clupea harengus chromosome 6, Ch_v2.0.2, whole genome shotgun sequence genome contains a region encoding:
- the LOC116220697 gene encoding transmembrane protein 271 has product MKLSGKGLCTIVSGCLLFVCAISAVVVGFKCIALGSKVRAHFHLGTAAGAFYSGILVGLGQVLLGLALVCCKGKPGCRNFFLLGILVFLLGVLTAFSGAVLDGDTVSLVERKYAHYCLDSVDINPFCEQLKTYQRGLVVSTILNTLECLLGLMNLVIIKRYKTAQFYRRRHSRRQGGGPIIFSEEQDFSTVEFQPVSYINLGVFHVFDEAGVEVQCGGHPSIELPGYSPTDPELNHSYPFSYPLPNELPPAYEDIFP; this is encoded by the coding sequence ATGAAGTTGAGTGGGAAAGGACTGTGCACCATCGTCTCCGGCTGCCTGCTCTTCGTCTGTGCCATAAGCGCCGTTGTCGTCGGATTCAAATGCATCGCTCTGGGCTCCAAAGTCAGAGCGCATTTCCACCTTGGGACCGCGGCCGGGGCTTTTTACTCGGGAATACTAGTCGGACTTGGGCAAGTGCTCCTCGGGCTGGCACTAGTCTGTTGCAAAGGGAAGCCCGGCTGTCGGAATTTTTTTCTCTTGGGGATTTTGGTGTTCTTGCTGGGAGTTCTCACCGCCTTCTCAGGCGCTGTTCTGGATGGCGACACGGTGTCACTCGTAGAGCGGAAATATGCCCACTATTGCCTCGACTCGGTGGATATAAACCCCTTTTGCGAGCAGCTGAAGACTTATCAGAGGGGACTCGTCGTATCCACAATTCTAAACACACTGGAATGTCTTCTGGGGCTTATGAACTTGGTGATCATTAAGAGGTACAAAACGGCACAGTTTTACAGAAGGAGGCACTCTCGGCGACAGGGCGGGGGGCCAATCATTTTCAGCGAGGAGCAAGACTTTTCAACGGTGGAATTTCAACCGGTGTCTTACATTAACCTGGGGGTATTTCACGTGTTCGACGAGGCAGGAGTTGAGGTACAATGCGGGGGCCATCCGTCGATCGAACTCCCAGGCTACTCGCCCACGGATCCGGAGCTAAACCATTCTTATCCTTTCTCGTACCCTCTTCCGAATGAGTTGCCACCCGCATACGAGGACATTTTCCCTTGA